Proteins encoded together in one Cryptococcus deuterogattii R265 chromosome 13, complete sequence window:
- a CDS encoding SH3 domain-containing protein, translating to MQSKFGNFMNKAQAALKEGQTMATQGGSNLIHSFSLPGESQKAAHILRGFLADPAHPATALNSIPKAVLQRAKGLAVFTIIKAGFVFSGKAGSGLVVARLPDGSWSAPSCIATAGVGWGLQIGADLTEVVIVLNSDEAVKAFSRGGNITIGGGISAAAGPIGTGGQVAASLANPAPMFSYSRSKGLFAGLTLDGTILVERKDANRNFYGSSISSADILAGQVPAPEIASEMYDIIEAAEEIDESGVPEGGYVPTATGEHVPIPSPSAGYATMPRSGAAAGTASFGSSKTVFDASAETH from the exons ATGCAAAGCAAGTTTGGCAACTTCATGAACAAGGCCCAGGCCGCCCTCAAG GAAGGGCAGACTATGGCGACACAAGGCGGTTCCAATCTGATACACTCGTTCAGTCTTCCAGGAGAATCCCAGAAGGCTGCTCATATCTTGAGAGGCTTTTTAG CTGATCCTGCACATCCCGCCACCGCCCTCAACTCTATACCAAAGGCTGTGCTTCAAAGAGCCAAAG GCCTTGCTGTCTTCACTATTATCAAGGCCGGTTTCGTATTTTCTGGAAAGGCCGGTTCAGGTCTTGTAGTAGCCAGGCTGCCGGATGGCAGTTGGAGTGCACCAAGCTGTATTGCCACGGCTGGTGTCGGATGGGGATTGCAAATCGGAGCGG ATTTGACAGAGGTAGTCATTGTGCTCAACTCTGATGAAGCTGTCAAGGCATTTTCTCGGGGGGGAAACATTACCATTGGTG GTGGTATTTCGGCTGCCGCTGGTCCCATTGGAACTGGAGGGCAAGTCGCTGCATCCTTGGCCAATCCTGCTCCCATGTTCAGCTACAGTCGATCGAAGG GTCTCTTTGCTGGTTTGACCTTGGACGGCACAATCCTCgtggagagaaaagatgcCAACAGGAACTTCTATGGTAGTAGCATCTCTTCAGCAGATATCCTTGC TGGCCAAGTACCTGCTCCCGAGATTGCCTCTGAGATGTACGACATTATAGAAG CTGCGGAGGAAATCGACGAAAGCGGCGTTCCAGAAGGGGGATACGTTCCTACTGCTACCGGTGAACACGTTCCCATTCCAAGCCCTTCTGCTGGCTATGCTACCATGCCAAGATCTGGAGCAGCGGCTGGAACGGCATCTTTTGGTAGCAGCAAGACCGTGTTTGACGCAAGCGCTGAGACACATTAG
- a CDS encoding uncharacterized protein (genome sequence mistake) has protein sequence MKVVALFAVLPVLAVLAEPAAFPEPTPAAPALQIGKPAVERAANVEARQVVSSLTSAAGSAIGSIVNTVTGGAGSVASDATSAGGVATSGAGSVVSGGISGASSVASAATSGASSVASHATSGASSAASRATTGAQSATSAASSVAGKSAATPAAIVGQAGL, from the exons ATGAAGGTTGTCGCTCTCTTCGCTGTCCTCCCCGTCCTTGCTGTCCTCGCTGAACCTGCCGCCTTCCCCGAACCCACTCCAGCTGCACCTGCCCTACAAATTGGCAAACCTGCGGTCGAGCGAGCCGCCAACGTTGAGGCCAGACAAG TTGTCTCTTCCCTCACTTCCGCCGCTGGTTCAGCCATTGGCTCTATTGTGAACACTGTCACTGGCGGCGCTGGATCTGTCGCCTCCGACGCTACAAGCGCTGGGGGTGTCGCTACTTCTGGCGCTGGCTCTGTTGTCTCTGGCGGTATTTCGGGGGCCAGTTCTGTCGCTTCTGCTGCCACGTCTGGCGCTAGCTCTGTCGCCTCTCATGCTACTTCCGGTGCAAGTTCTGCTGCTTCGCGAGCCACTACTGGAGCCCAGAGTGCTACAAGTGCCGCAAGTTCTGTTGC CGGCAAGTCTGCGGCCACCCCTGCTGCCATTGTTGGACAGGCCGGTCTTTGA
- a CDS encoding uncharacterized protein (genome sequence mistake) encodes MSCKDELLFPQSWTSMVPQRGDETNVKRLQREASRHKPKGFWMKAYEYVKKRDEAVGASGEGSLINVWEERFARRGSRSVKHQGWRGVAPSNENFFVDTCFL; translated from the coding sequence ATGTCATGCAAGGACGAGCTACTTTTCCCCCAATCTTGGACATCGATGGTACCGCAACGAGGGGATGAAACAAATGTTAAGAGGTTGCAGAGAGAGGCAAGTCGCCATAAGCCGAAGGGATTTTGGATGAAAGCGTATGAGTACGTGAAGAAGCGTGATGAGGCTGTAGGAGCGTCCGGGGAGGGATCGTTGATCAACGTTTGGGAGGAAAGATTCGCAAGGCGTGGGTCAAGGAGCGTAAAGCATCAGGGTTGGCGTGGGGTTGCGCCCTCCAATGAGAATTTTTTTGTCGACACATGCTTCTTGTAG